The Torulaspora delbrueckii CBS 1146 chromosome 1, complete genome DNA segment ATTAATGTATAACATCCTTCGAAGTGCTTTCAAGAACAGTGCATAATGAGGTGGCAAATTAGGTTTGGAATAATGAGCTGTAAATTGACCACTCTTATCAAGTGTAGTGACATCATCACCTGTGGCACTTAACTTTGGAGGTGTTGGGACGGGATCATCGTTGATACTAAAACACCACAATTCCCTTGAAAGTAAAGCAACCAAGTTTCTCGAGCTCTGCTTCCTCAAATAAAGTTCCATTTGAATGGACCATTGATCATCCTGCTTCTTCGGTACATATTGGTGATagttgatcttttcaatacTTTCGATCTTGTAGAAGCTCGACAGGAGATCCTCCAGCCTATACATCGAACAATCGTTCGACATAGGTGCCCAAGTCAGTTTGAAGTAGTAACGGCTATCTAAAGGATTGGCCTTTACTGTAATGAAGCCTTAAGTTGAATGTCCGAGACCCTTCGCTTTTTTCAGAGTTCGTCTGACTATATGAGATTAAAGATCAACAATGTTGAGTCCAATTGGCACCTGGCTGCTTACTCCTTGGGCAAATTGATCACTCTTGTGACTTTATCTACTTGGAAGCCTAAAAGCTAGAATTTAAATGCCCATCTGGACGCTTATACAGTGCGAGGAAAGCTAATTAATCTATAGAACATCTTTAATCGACTCGCAGACGATTAAGCCTTGAGCAAATCGGCAATCGCGGAGTCCAACGAAGACGGCTTGGTCAAAGATGAGTATCTTTGCTGAACAACACCCTTCTTATCAAccaagaatttctcaaagttcCATTTGATACCTCTGAAACCTAGCAAGCCTGACTTTTGAGACTTTAGATATTCGTAGACAGGGTCTGCATTCCCACCATTCacatcaactttcttcaacacaGGGAAACTGACACCGTAGTTCAACTGACAGAACTGGCCAATTTCCTCATCACTGCCAGGTTCCTGGCTCCCAAACTGGTTGCAAGGGAATCCAAGAACGACTAGACCCTGGTCCTTGTATTTTTTGTAAAGAGCCTCCAATTCCTCATATTGTGGAGTGAATCCACATTTCGATGCAACGTTGACGATCAAGACCACCTTGCCCTCCAACTGAGAGAACGGAAATGGCTCACCTTTCTTGTCCTTTGGACTCAATTTGTAGAATTCAGACATCTGTGGTTTCTTGGTTACGTATGATGGGAACAAATGGCAGCTTATCGCCTTTGAGGTTGGTGTTTATGATATTAATTTTTCGCTTGTAACCTGCATAAGCCGTTACAAAATGATGACCAAGACAACCATTTTAGAgtgatatcttcaaaaataataCATCGGCCTGCTAAAACCCGGCCGCAGTGAGTATGTAATGTGCCTTAACGGTTTATACCTCTATTGTACTTTTGTGCTGTCTTGAGTCATCTTGGATTTTTATCGAGTCTTGTAGATCTCAAGAAAAACGGTCTTTGTTTCAGAAGCGTATATAGTACAGGAAACAGCCACTAGGTCATAGCGGGTATTGCTGGTTTGTATGGGCTCGCTTGGGTTCAAACTGTTAATATTGAGATAATATGAGACCGTGGGAGAAACGTAGATCGGATGATGGACTACTTTTGTTCGACGATACACAAAGCTTGGGGATTGGAGATTTGTATAGGTACAAAATTACTGTGGATAAATCAaagttggaagaagaaggtattTCGACAGATGTGCTGTTCGTGAGGGTCAAGAATAAAGAGAGCGCTTTGTTGAGGCCAGTTTACTTGACTGGTCCTTATGCGTGCTATGTAGATGTTAGACCGCACAACTACGATGAGAAcaaaaagtttgaaggcgatgaaaagattca contains these protein-coding regions:
- the HYR1 gene encoding peroxiredoxin HYR1 — encoded protein: MSEFYKLSPKDKKGEPFPFSQLEGKVVLIVNVASKCGFTPQYEELEALYKKYKDQGLVVLGFPCNQFGSQEPGSDEEIGQFCQLNYGVSFPVLKKVDVNGGNADPVYEYLKSQKSGLLGFRGIKWNFEKFLVDKKGVVQQRYSSLTKPSSLDSAIADLLKA